Genomic segment of Pseudothermotoga hypogea DSM 11164 = NBRC 106472:
AGATCCTCGCCGCCAAGCTGCTTGGCGCACTCATCTCACGGTAGTGTGTGACGTAGATCTTCGAAAGTTCGGACGCCGGCAAGTACTCTTTTCGTGTTATCAAAGCGGAACCATCCTGTTGGATCTCGATTCTCTCTTCGATCGTCCTTCTGTACTCAACTGCACCGACGACGATCGAAAAAACCAAGATCAGTACGAATACGATCCTTCGGGTCACCGCGACCCCTCCTTTTGTGGGATGACCGATTATTGCACGAACTAATTAGAAAATCGTTAGAAGGTTTCTTCAACACACCGAGGTTGACAGAAAATACTGCCTCGCAAGCCTTTCTTCTTCAGGGGGATGGGTAAGAGGCTTGATTATTAGCACTTGTGTTATCATCATAGCGTGGGAACTATGCCATTCGGCATAGGTATCTTGGGAAGAAGTCCCAAGTAGTAGCGGGATTGGCACCCGTCAGAGGTGTAAGGTTTAAACCACACCTATGTGGCCATGGAGTATCAAATGCTCCGTGGAAGGCAGCCTAAAGAGCTGCTAAGAATCCCATCCCCTTCAGGGGATTGGGAGTGTCAAAAAGAAGAGACATGCAAACAAAAAGCGGTCCCACACGGGACCGCTTTCTTCGAACATCACTTCTGAACTGTTTTTCTCACTACAGGAATGGTACAAATGTAGGATAATACTTTAGCTCAGTCGCTCCACCCGTTTCCTGGATCCAAGTTGCGAAGTAATACCCCTTGTCTTGCACGATTATCATCGGAAGGTTGACCACCGTTGTCGAAGCGCTTCTTGTGCACACGTATGTGACTGAATAGACGTTCTCGACGAAAGTTGGTTTTCCATCGCTGAACCAAGGTATCAGCTTCGTTTCGATCTTACTCACACCAGCCACGCTGATCGATGTCGGTATAGATGGTGTACACAACGTGAAGACGACAAACTCGGTTGCTTCGAAAGCCAAATCCTCTACATCCTCGTTCGAAGCATCTTCGTCTGGTACATAGATGAGCTCGCGTAGTTCCTCGTAAGTTGGACTCCACCCGACTCAACCAACTCCATGATCTTGTCCGCCAAGGCTTTTGCGAGATCTTCTGGTTTCGGACCAGTGGGAAAAATTCCACCACAGCTGGCAAAGAGCAGAACCGCTACCACGGCAACAAATACCAGTACACCTTTCACCTGACATCCCCCTTGGAAGAGTTGACTGATTATAACTCCAAAGGAGGAAACTTCTGCAAGATTTCTCCGACGAGGTAGACCTATCCCAAAGTACACCTTCCCGTGTGCACACGGACCGCCCAGGCGTTGCTGTCCATTTCATAATATACGGACGGACAAAAACAGAAATCTTTGAAACTCTTGTTCCAAGACCAAGAGCGTCTCTTTTTGTAAGCTCTTCACGAATGGGCCTCGATCTTCGTCTATCACACCTTGTGGTAATGCTTCGTTAATCATACAGACACCGTGTCACATTGAATTCTGACCTTGAGTTCAAAGATGTTAAGATCTCCTTGGGGGGTGAGCGAATGTACATCTCTCAAAGCGCAAAGATCGGTTCCAACGTAACTTTAGGCCACAATGTGGTCATCGAAGACAACGTGGTGATAGGTGACAATGTCACCATAGGTCACAACGTGGTAATAAGGAAAGACACGATCATAAGTGAGGGATGCGTGATCGGTGACAACACCGTTTTGGGTAAAGAACCCTTCAAAGCAAGCATTTCAGCAACCACAGAGAAGAAAGAATTAGCCCCTCTCGTTCTTGGAAAATACGTCACAATAGGCGCCAGCTGTGTCATATACCGCGGTGCGATTTTAAAGGATCACGTCTTCGTGGGAGATCTGGCGAGCATAAGAGAGGACGTGACAATTGGCGAGTACACAGTTATAGGAAGGGGCGTCACCGTGGAGAACAAAACGACCATAGGCAAATACGTGAAGATCGAAACCGAGGCTTACATCACGGCTCTGTCGACGATAGAAGATTATTGTTTCATCGCACCAGAGGTCACGTTCACCAACGACAATTTTTTGGGTAGAACGGAGGAAAGGAAGAAGTACTTCAAAGGTCCTACGATCAGAAAAGGTGCCAGGATAGGTGCGAACGCGACCATCTTACCAGGCATAGAGATTGGTGAAGACGCGTTGATAGGCGCCGGTGCGGTGGTCACGAGGAACGTGCCTGCAAGAAAGATCTACGTTGGAATTCCTGCAAAGGAGTTGAAAGATGTGCCAACTGAGCAATTGTTGGAGAACCAAGTTTATTACAAAGGTTGAATCCTGAGGGGGAGTCGAGGTGCTCGGCTTGTTCCTGCTTGGAATTCTCATCGGTGTTTTCGTTGGTTATTACATGGGGATTTTAAAGTTACGCGGTGAGCGAAAGAGCTTCGAAGAATCGATCAAGAATTTGAGGGAACAGATCAACTATCTCGTTTCCCAACAAGGCGCTCTATCTTCTTCACTTGGAACTCTGAGTGGACTGTCGAGCTTGGTGAGTGAACTCAAAGCGAGGTACGAGGAGACGAAGGAAGCAGAGAAGAGATTGAGTGCGGAGAGAGATAAGAGACTTGAAGAGTTCATTGAGAACATGAGAAAGATGTTCGAAGAAGTTTCCAACAGAACCATAAAGCTTGACGAGGAGAAAGAAAAGCGAATCACCGAACTACTCGAGCAAATGAGGCGCTTTTCCGGTGAACAACGAGCCGCGATGGAGAGATTTCTTTTGCAACAGGGTCAATCACGGGAAGAGATCGAGAAGAAAAGAGACGCGGAACTCAAGGACATGAGGAGGATCGTAGAAGAATTTGTGAAAACCGTCTCTGGGACCAAGACGAGAGGCCAAATCGGTGAGATGCTTCTGAGTGAGGCTCTAAGTGAGTCAATCAAGGTTGGTACCGTCGTGAAAAACCTTTCTGTTGGTTCGATGGTTGTCGAGTTCGCTTGGAACCTGAATGATGGCAAATACATCCCGATAGATTCAAAGTTGCCGGCCCTTTCGGATTTGGTAGCACAATTTGAGAGCACACAAGATCAGGAAATTCGAGAACAGAGGAAGAAAGAGATCGTTCAGAAAATAAGGCGCGAGATAGATAACGTGAGAAAGTATCAAAATCAACCAAATACCATTGATAGTTGCATCATGGTGGTACCCTCAGCCGTGATAGATATAGCACCAGAGTTGATTGCAGAAGGAAAAAAGCAAAACGTGTTCCTCTGCACATACAGAGACATCTTCGCGGTCGCGCACTATCTGGAAGCGAGACACATGACGATGAAACAAGACGAAATCGGAAGATACAAACAGTTGATCCAAAGTCTTTTGAACCTTCTCGAGCAGGTGGATCAGAAGACCCATTCTCTGGACAGGGCGTTGAAACAGATAACCAACGCGAACAACGAGATCAAGTCCTTGGTTTCACAAGCATTTTCAGTTGCAAATGTGAAGACAGAAAGCAATGAAGGTATGGACCAAGGCGTATGAGTTTCGATAGATTGCTTTACGTAGAAGTTACTCACATTTTTTTCAATGGTTCCAGACACAATTTAGAATAATCACTGAAAGGAGGTTTGACTATGAAAAACATCTTAGTCCTTCTTTTGTTGTCCCTGCTGGTGGCGATCGTCTTTCCACTGAACCTCGCTCAATTCAACGTCAAAGAGTTCAAAGGTCAGTATCCTTTGATAAGTCTGAGTAGACTTCTTGAAACGGACGAATTCGTGTCGGTGGAAGGCATCGTCTACAGAATAAGTGCTTCGAAGAGATTCCTCACCAGGGACGAGGTTGATCCGAAGCTCCTAAACGAGTCCAACTTGGTTGGAATCTTAGCCATAGACATAGACGAACTCAGCACTTTCACTGGAAAGGAAAAACAAGCGCTCGTTGCGGCGAACGGGATAGTCTACGATGTCACACCATCCAGACACTGGCCTGCTGGTAATCACAAGAACAGACACAAAGCCGGCGAAGAACTGACTCACGAACTGGTGAGGAATTCTCCACACGGTGTTGGGAAAATCGCCAACGTCAAACCGTTCGGAGTTTTGGTCTTCACAATTGAGCAACTTGCCAAGTTCAACGGTAAGAATCGTGCAAAGTCTTACATCGCCTTCCAAGGTGTTGTTTACGATCTGAGCCACCTAAGGCCTGCTCCGAACTATCCATTCGGAACCGAGGCGACTTCTGAACTTCTGAAAATCCCAAACTATGCAGACACACTCTCGAAGTCCTACGCTATAGGACTTTTGGTATTCGATGAAAAAAACCTTGCCAAGTTCGATGGTCAGCAAAATGTGGAAGCGTTCATAAAAGTCGGGAACATTGTCTACGACGTCACAGAAGTTCCGGACTGGAGGGAAAAGTTACACCTCGAACCGGACGCGGTCGCTGGAAAGGATTACACTTCCCAATTCGAGTGCGAGCTGGAAGAAACTTGCGGTCACGATCATCCTGACTCAGATGTGCTCAAAGAGTTCAAGATCGTCGGCTTTGAGCTGGTGAAATGACGTACAAAGTTTTCGCTTGGATAAGTGTGGTTCTGTTGTTCTACAATTTCTCTCTATTTCCATTGCGCAGGATTTTGAAGCGCTACAAAGGCGCACAGAAGTTTCTCATTTTTGGATCCAAGCTGCACCGATTCACTGGTATTCTGCTTTTAATCACAGGTGCGATCCACGGTTATCTCGCGCTCGGAACGATAACATTGCACACCGGATGGTTGCTATGGTCCGGTGTGCTTTTGCTCTTTATCTACTATTTGCTGAGAAAGCGTTTGAAAAGAAGATGGCTGATCCTTCACAGATTCACAGACTTTTTCGTTGTCGCATGGTTCTTCGTTCATTTCTTCTTCCCATGGTTGTTCTGACACCGTAGGTGAGTCAAGAACGTGCGAGTAGGCCATGAGATCAATACAAAACACACCTAACCTTTCTTCCATCCACTTCTCTTAGCTGGACCGGCTCTTTGCACTCTGCTTTTGCGTACTTGCATCTCGGTTCGAAGGGACAACCTAAAGGGGGATCGATCAAGCTTGGAGGTTCACCGACGTCCACCAAGGTCGTGGACGAACCTCGGTCCGGATCTGGTGCGGCCTCTCTGAGCAACATCGTGTAAGGATGCATGGGTCTGTTGACGATCTCTTTAGCGTCTCCCTCTTCGACGATCAATCCGGCGTACATGACGACAATTCTGTTTGAGATGTACTTCGCCGCCGCCAGATCGTGTGTGACGTGCAGGAAGGATATTCCGTGTTCCTCTTTCAGCTTGAGCATCAAGTTCAAAATACCTGACTTTATCGAAACATCCAGCATTGATGTGGGTTCGTCCGCCAAAATTATCTTTGGTTTCGTTATGATCGCCCTCGCGAAAACGATGCGCTGTCTCTGGCCACCAGAGAGTTCGTGTGGAAACTTTTCCAAGAAGCTCTCAGGTGGGATGAGTTCGACGTCTTCGAGAACATTTTTCAGGATCTGTTCTTCGTTCTCTATTCTGTGAATCTTCAGAGGTCTCTCCAGTATGTGAGATATCCTCTTTGTCGGATTGAGTGAGGCGAACGGATCTTGAAACACCATCTGCACGAGTTTTCTGAACTTGAGTTCTTCTTTCCGATTGAGTCGTCTTGGCAACTCCTCGCCAAAGAGCAAAATCTTTCCTGCTGTTGGTTCATACAATCTTGCCAAAACTCTCAGCAGCGTCGTTTTCCCACAGCCGCTCTCGCCGACCACCGAGACAATCTCGTTTTCGTTCAGTTCAAGATCGACACCGCGTAAAGCTTTGAGCTTGACACTCCCAATCCCCTGAAGGGGATGGGATTCTTAGCAGCTCTTTAGGCTGCCTTCCACGGAGCATTTGATACTCCATGGCCACAGAGGTGTGGTTTGAACCTTACACCTCTGACGGGTGCCAATCCCGCTACTACTTGGGACTTCTTCCCAAGATACCTCTGCCAGATGTTTATCGCTCCTACTCCGTCCCTGTGATACCTAAATCCACAACTTTTACATTCATAGTTGCGACCAACCGCATGATTCTTGCTACCACATACAGGACAGACCTGACTCGTATATTCTTCCGAAGCAAGTTTCACTTCAATTCCCAGTAGCTGTGCTTTGTAGGTTATCATGTCCACCATCTTTCTGAAACACCACTGATGAACTTTTTGATTAAAGTTATCGTTCCCTTCTACACGCTCTCGAATATTTGTGATATCACCAATTACAATAGTCCCATACCCTTTCTGTAAACACATCTTAAGAAAGTTGCTGGTTATCTTGTGCAGTATGTCCGTTATTTGATGTTTTGTTCGTTTCAGCATTCGCTGCTTTGCTTTCAACAGTTTTCTATACCTCTTGGAACCTTTCTTGCATTTGCTTAACGTTCGCTGAAAGTCTGCCAACTTCTTGTTGCGATATCTGATTAGACTGTTGAGAATACCACCGTGATACGAAATCACTTCAGAGCCATCAAAGCAAGTTATTGGACGAAGTATGCCAAGGTCTACAGACATAACTTCAACAGACTGTTTCTTCTTATGCTCATTCTTCACCTCTATTGCAAGGTGAAGATAATATTTCTCAGCCTCATACACAAGTCTTACTTGCCTAATTGTTGTACCGGCTGGCAGTGTCGTTTGTATCAAAATTGGCTCCTGACTACTACCCATTGAAAGTCTCAGAACCCCTTCTGGTGAAAGTTTTATAGCAGTATCTTTCCAGATGAACGGCATAAACCTTTTCTTCTTATGTGGTGGTTTCAACTGTGGGTTTGTCTTGACTGCAGTAAAGTAACTGTTAAGCGCCTGAAAGTATTGCTGAACTATAGCCTGTTTGGAATGGGTATGGATATTGATAGTGCTACTCCAACGCAGGATATATTTTTGTGTTGCTCCTGGTGAAAGCCAGAAACCTTTCTTGCTTTTTACTTTCTTGACCAGCGACATGGTTTTGTTGTAGATTCGACCAGCGAGCCTGTTCAGCTCAGAACACAGAGGATACAATTCTCTCGGAACAGGCACTTTGTAAGTTCTGACTATATATCTTGACATTCTTCGATGTACCTCCTGATAGTCTCTTCTGAAACCGTTCCTGCTGAGCCAACATAATATGTTCTGCTCCATAATCCTTCCTTTGTTCTTAGATGTGGAAACTTCTCAAGAAGTTTTTTAGAAGACACTCCTTTAAACAAATTGGCTATTTGAGCTGGGGATAAGCGCGGTGGTGCTGAAACAAAAGATGGACATGGTCTGGCTGAACTGATAGAGATAGGACTTCAATCCCATGTTTTTTGGCGTTGTTTTTCTTAATTGCATAGTTTTCACCCTATACAATTATAACACATGCTAATAACGAACAAGCTCCTTACCCATCCCCTGAAGGAGAAGGGCTTGCAGAACACTATTTTCTGTCAGTTGAATGTATCGAGAACTGGAGTTGAAATCTACCTTTGTAAAAGCGATCCTTTATTCTTAAGAGTTCTTCAAAGAACTGGTCGCAACCGACCGGTGCCACCGTTGAAATGGATGGAATCAGATTGTCGTAAAATGACAGTTCTTCCAAGACTTCGAGGACATGGTGGTTGAAAGCCGGTTCTCCGACCCTCGCGAACTGCACCTTGAACTTCTTAGTGTTCACTTTCCCGGCCGGGTACCGTTTTTTCACCATGAAATCTATCTGCTCGAGTATTTCGTCTTTGTCCAGAACACCGGCGTACGATCCACCCGCATCGCACATCTTACACTTCACCGGACACCCGTTGAGCGTTGAGACTATGAGTACCCACTTTTCTTCCCTCGGAAAGGGAGGTTGGAGGGCCTCAACAAACTCGACCAAATTTCCTTTCGAAGTTTCCCCAAGATAAACGATCGCGATGTCCTCTTTTCCAAACTGGGCCAATATCCTCACGACAAACACCTCTCTTCGACGATCTTCATACAAACTTCGATCGCCTGACCCATGGCAATGGCAATTTGTCTGAATCCACCACGCGCATCTCCAACCACTTCCAACCCCTCTAAGGACGTCCTTATAAAAGAAACGTTTGGGATTCTACCAATGCATATGAGCAACCCTTCAAAGTCGTAGGAACCCTTTTCCGTCCAAATTCTCAGACCGTTACAAGAACGTTCCACTGCAATTATTGGTTCCTGCTCATGGTAAACGATTCCACTGTTTCTTGCCAAACTGACGAGCCTTGGCAAAGCCTTTATAGTGTTGGATCTGTTAAAAATATGCACATCTACGCCAAATTCTCTGGCCTTTAACGCACCATCGAAGGCCACATCGCCAGCACCGTAAATCGCCAAGGTTCTCAATCGCTTTGGCAATTTTCTGAACTCGTAGACGACGTTTTCATCAACCTCGAACTCCTCGATTCTCCTCGGGACCGTTCCACTCGCCACTATTATCTTGTCGAACTCGAAGGTTCCAAGTTTGGTCTTCAATAAGTTTCTGTCCACGGACACAACCTCTTCGAAGACTAACGTCGCGTTGGACTCCAGCAGTCTCGCCTTCAAAACCTCGGCCAGCTCTTCTCCACTACAGGGCGAAATAATGGGTAAATTCTCGATTCTCCAAGCGTTTCTGATGAGTCCCCCGATCTCTTCCTTTTCGAAGACGGTCACATCAAAATCGTATCTCTTCAAGAAGACGGCTGCTGTTATACCTGCCGGTCCGGCACCAACGATCGCAACGCGCATAGCAGTTCATTGGAATTCGTGATCACGCTGAAACCGTGTGCCAAGTTCTTCAGTGCCGCGAAATGATACCAGTCATCTTTGTCCCAGCACACATCTTCAACGATGATCACGTCAAACCCCCTGACGAATCCACTCCTCGCCGTTGTCTCAACACACAAATGTGTCATGACTCCTCCTATGATGATTTGTTCCACTCTTCTCTTTCTGAGCGTTTCTTCCAAGTCCGTCATGTAGAAGGCATCGTAAGAATCTTTGTACAAAAGGATCGTACCTGCGCAGTCCAGACTTGGTTCCGACTGCTCGTCTTCAACAACGTTGTTCCACCATCTCATCATGGACGGGCTGTTCCCCCTGTGGATGGTCATGATCACTGGCAAATCCTTCTCAACGAACGCTTTCAGCAACTTTTGTGCCGTGGGAAGTATTCTCTCAACCCCCGGAAGATAAGCCTTGCCCTCCCTTTGGCAGAAATACTTCTGAAGGTCTATAAGGAGCAAAGCGGGTTTACTCAGTACGAGCGGATGCTTGGTCCTTTCCCTTTCGAAGTACACACCATCACCCCAAGGACAAAACGAGGGGGACAAGCGCCCCCTCATTTTGCGTAAGCAACGGACCTCTTCTCTCTTATCACAACCACCTTGAGAACTCCTGGATACTCCATCTCTTCCTCTATTTTCTTTGCGATCTCGTAAGCCATCTTGTCCGCTTCGGCGTCGTCCACCTTGTCTGGTTCGACGATGACTCTCACTTCTCTACCCGCCTGTATTGCGTAGGCCTTTTCCACGTTTTTGAAACTCATGGCGATCTTTTCCATCTTCACCAATCTTCTGATGTAGTTCTCAAGATCTTCACGTCTCGCACCGGGTCTTGCAGCAGACAGAGCATCTGCGGCGGCCACGAGAACCGATTCTGGATAGGAGGGCTCGGCTTCTCCATGATGACTCATGATCGCATTCACCACGTAATCTGGTTCACCGTAACGCTTGACTATCTCGGCTCCGATCTCCGTGTGTGAACCTTCGACCTCGTGATCCAAAGCCTTGCCTATATCGTGCAACAAGCCTCCGCGCTTTGCCTTCTCCGCATCCAAGCCGAGCTCCTCGGCCATCAACGCGGCAAGCTGAGCCACCTCTATCGAGTGGGCCAGCACGTTCTGTCCATAGCTCGTCCTGTACTTGAGCTTGCCGAGCAGTTTGATCAATTCCGGATGAATTCCTGTCACGCCCACCTTCAGCGCAGCTTCTTGCCCAGACTCTTTGATCGACTTTTCAACTTCCTGTTTGGCCTTTTCGTACATTTCTTCTATTCTCGCAGGATGTATCCTTCCGTCCGCGACCAATTTTTCCAGCGTGATGCGGGCTATTTCCCTGCGAATCGGATTAAAACTCGAAAGTACCACGACCTCTGGTGTATCGTCAATCACAAGATCAACGCCGGTGATCTTTTCGAACGCCCTTATGTTTCTTCCCTCTCGACCTATGATCCTTCCTTTCATTTCATCGTTGGGTAAGCTGACCGTTGAAACGGTGATCTCTCCGATGTATTCTGGTGCGTAACGCTGCACGGCTGTTGCGATGATCCTCTTTGCTTCCTTCTCAGCCTCTTCTTCGTACCGTTCCTTGATCTGCTTGAACATCAACGCCAGATCGTGTTCGTAGCGGTTACGTGCTTCCTCCAGCACTATCTTTCTCGCTTCTTCCACGGTCATGCCTGCCAGTTCCGTGAATTTCTCATCGAGTTCCTTCTCCCTTTGTTCGATCCTCTTCTTCGCCGCTTCGAGCTGGGACCTCAGGGATTCTAGGTGAGTTTCCTTCTTTTCTACGATCTCTTCTCTCCTTGAAAGCATTTCTTCTCTCTTCAGAAGTCTTTCCTCGATGGCTCTGATCTCCTGCTCTTTCTTGCGGAGCTCCGACTCCATCTCTTCTCTGAGTCTGTGCGCTTCCTCTCTCGCCTCAACTATCGCCTTTCTCCTCAACTCCGCAACCTCTTGTTCCGCTTTTTTGATGATGCTTTCAGCGTCTTTCTGTGCCTTTCTGTAGGATCTCTCTATGCTCGATTTTGCGATCAAATATCCTAACAGCAAGCCTGCTACAGCACAGGCCAATGCGATGACTATCGTCACATCTCAGCACCTCCTTCTTTGAGCAGATCTATTTCTTTTGCGGTAAAACCGCGACGAAATAGGTATTCTCTCGCCTTGGGGCCTTCAAGTTTTTCTTTCTCCAGGATCCTCCTCATTATCTGTTTCACATCCTCTTCCTTCATAACTCTCTCCAAAACTCTTTCGATTACTTCCTCGTCCACCTTGAGCTGTTTCAGTTTCATCTTTATCTTGAGAGGTCCATAGCCATGAACAGTCAACATGTCGTCCGCGTAGAGATAGGCAAACTTCTCATCGTCGAGAAAGCCACTTCTCTCGAGACTTTCCAAGGCTGCTTCGACCGTTTCCGCATCAAAGCCTTTCATCAAAAGTCTGTCTCTCAGTTCCGCTCTGGACCTCAGTCTGAACTTCAAGAGCCTTTTTGCGTACTTGATCGCCTCATTCAGCTGCATTCTTTTCACCCATCGGCAAGTTGTACTTTTCTCTTATTTTCCTCTCCATCTCCGTAGCTATTTGAGGATTCTGTGCGAGGAATAACACAGCATTGCTCTTGCCCTGCCCAAGCGTGTACTCTTTACCATCGTCGGCGACGTAGAAGAACCAGCTACCCTTCTTCTGGATCAGTTCTTCGGCCACACCGAGATTGAACAACTCGTTTTCTCTCACGATTCCCTTGCCGAATATGATGTCCAGTTCAGCCTTCTTGAAAGGTGGGGCGACCTTGTTCTTGACAATCTTCGCCGTGACCGTTATGCCAACCGGTTCGGTTGCATCCTTTATCGTGTCCGTCCTTCTGACCTCGATTCTCATCGTCGCATAAAACTTCAGAGCCAGACCACCTGTTGTTGTCTCGGGGTTGGCGAACATCACACCGATCTTCATCCTGATCTGGTTAGTGAAGATAACTACAGTCTTGGATTTGCTCACGCTACCGGCGATCTTCCTCAGTGCCTGGGACATCAGGCGCGCCTGAAGACCTACCTGCATGTCCCCCATGCTTCCCTCGATCTCCGTGCGGGGAACCAGGGCAGCGACGGAATCAACGACGATGAGATCGACCGCGTTGCTTCTAACCAGTTCGTCCACGATTTCCAGAGCTTGCTCGCCGTAGTCCGGTTGCGAGATCAGCAGACGCTTCAGATCGATTCCAAGCGCCTTCGCGTACAGAGGATCCAGAGCGTGCTCCGCATCGATTATCGCTGCCACACCACCTGCTCTCTGCGCCTCAGCTATCGCGTGCAGTGCGAGAGTAGTTTTTCCACTGGATTCCGGGCCAAAGATCTCTATGATCCTTCCTCTGGGATATCCACCGACGCCTGTGGCTATGTCCAGAGCGAGTGAACCTGTCGAAATGACTTCCACCGGTGTGACCTGCGCCTCTTCTCCAAGAATCATGATCGAACCTTTTCCATAACTGCTCTCGATCTTCTTGATAGCCTTTTCAAGAACCTCGAGTTTTTCCTTTTGCTCCTTCTCATTCATGCTCAATCAAACCTCCTTCAAAGAGACACTCATAAACCTTTCTGTAGATCGAACCTTTAGGCGTGAGAGTGGAAGAGTACACGACGATTCGATCCACCGCAACTGTTATGGGATCGTAGGTGATGTCTTCTATCAGATGTTGCCAAGCTGCTGGGAAATCTTTGATTCTACCGATCGTTATGTGCGGTGAGAACCTCTCCTCAAAGCTAAAACTGTGCTTGGCCAGTTCAGCCTTGGTTTCGTCGTAGAGCCTGTGGAGAAGTTGATTGGCCCTCACACCAAGCCAGATCACCCTTGGTTGATTGTTTCGAGCGAAATAACCCACCTTTTCGACCACGAACGAAAACGAGGGGAAACCTCTGATCCTGTGGGAGATGTGCTGAACAGCCTCGGCAACCCTCTTCGGATCAACCTCACCAAGGAAGAACAAAGTCAGGTGCACGTTCTCCCTGCTGACCCAGTTCGCCTTGAATCCCCTCCTCATGAGTTTCTCGATCACCTGTTGTGATACGTCTCTCACCGTGTCGTTGACATCGATCGCAATGAAGGTTCTCACGTTCATCCCCCCAGCGCTTTCCTGTTCTGGTAAAGATACACTATAGCCGACAGCATTGTGAAGAACGCACACAGATATATCAGGATTACCTCCAGCGCAGCAAGTGAGACGGAAAGACTTCTGAAGAACAGTACCACGACTATGAGGATCATCTGCACAACTGTCTTCAGCTTTCCATAGATGTTGGCCTGAACTATCGTTCCCTTGCTGGCTGCCAAGATCCTCACGGCGCTCACGACGGTATCCCTCGCCACGATGAACGCGACCAACCATGCTGGGACCAGGGGTATGAGGGCTATGAGTGTGGAGTTGACGAAGACTTTGTCGACGATCTGATCGATGACTTTGCCCGTGCTTGTGACCTGGTTCAACTTCCTGGCGAGGAAACCATCCAAATAATCGCTGAGCGCTCCAAGTACGAAGAACAACAGAGCCAACTTCCACGATCTCGCTTCGATCGCAAGGAAGACTGGAACAGTCAGTACCAGTCTCGAAAGTGTGACCGTGTTGGGCACGTTCATGCGAGCACCCCTCTCAGGTCAAAGCCATCTGTGTCAAGTATTCTGACGAGTTGAAACGACGGAAGGTTTAGTTTCCCATTCTTACGAACTTTGACGATTCCATCCACCTCCGGGGCGTCCAGATGTGAGCGGGCTATGTAGTGATTTTTCGTCTCTTTTTCCACGAGAACCTGCAGTTTTTCACCCACGAACCTGGACAGACTCTCTCTCGCAAGCTCCGCCTGCAGTGCCAGGATCTCTTCCATCCTTTCTTTCGCGATCTCTTCGTCCACTTTGCCTCGCAACTCGCTCGCCAAGGTCCCTTCTTCGTCCGAGTAAACAAAACAGCCAAGTCTTTCGAACTTCGCTACCTTGAGGAACTCCAACAGTTCCTCAA
This window contains:
- a CDS encoding cytochrome b5-like heme/steroid binding domain-containing protein — protein: MKNILVLLLLSLLVAIVFPLNLAQFNVKEFKGQYPLISLSRLLETDEFVSVEGIVYRISASKRFLTRDEVDPKLLNESNLVGILAIDIDELSTFTGKEKQALVAANGIVYDVTPSRHWPAGNHKNRHKAGEELTHELVRNSPHGVGKIANVKPFGVLVFTIEQLAKFNGKNRAKSYIAFQGVVYDLSHLRPAPNYPFGTEATSELLKIPNYADTLSKSYAIGLLVFDEKNLAKFDGQQNVEAFIKVGNIVYDVTEVPDWREKLHLEPDAVAGKDYTSQFECELEETCGHDHPDSDVLKEFKIVGFELVK
- the rmuC gene encoding DNA recombination protein RmuC, translated to MLGLFLLGILIGVFVGYYMGILKLRGERKSFEESIKNLREQINYLVSQQGALSSSLGTLSGLSSLVSELKARYEETKEAEKRLSAERDKRLEEFIENMRKMFEEVSNRTIKLDEEKEKRITELLEQMRRFSGEQRAAMERFLLQQGQSREEIEKKRDAELKDMRRIVEEFVKTVSGTKTRGQIGEMLLSEALSESIKVGTVVKNLSVGSMVVEFAWNLNDGKYIPIDSKLPALSDLVAQFESTQDQEIREQRKKEIVQKIRREIDNVRKYQNQPNTIDSCIMVVPSAVIDIAPELIAEGKKQNVFLCTYRDIFAVAHYLEARHMTMKQDEIGRYKQLIQSLLNLLEQVDQKTHSLDRALKQITNANNEIKSLVSQAFSVANVKTESNEGMDQGV
- a CDS encoding RNA-guided endonuclease InsQ/TnpB family protein, which codes for MSRYIVRTYKVPVPRELYPLCSELNRLAGRIYNKTMSLVKKVKSKKGFWLSPGATQKYILRWSSTINIHTHSKQAIVQQYFQALNSYFTAVKTNPQLKPPHKKKRFMPFIWKDTAIKLSPEGVLRLSMGSSQEPILIQTTLPAGTTIRQVRLVYEAEKYYLHLAIEVKNEHKKKQSVEVMSVDLGILRPITCFDGSEVISYHGGILNSLIRYRNKKLADFQRTLSKCKKGSKRYRKLLKAKQRMLKRTKHQITDILHKITSNFLKMCLQKGYGTIVIGDITNIRERVEGNDNFNQKVHQWCFRKMVDMITYKAQLLGIEVKLASEEYTSQVCPVCGSKNHAVGRNYECKSCGFRYHRDGVGAINIWQRYLGKKSQVVAGLAPVRGVRFKPHLCGHGVSNAPWKAA
- a CDS encoding ABC transporter ATP-binding protein, which codes for MGSVKLKALRGVDLELNENEIVSVVGESGCGKTTLLRVLARLYEPTAGKILLFGEELPRRLNRKEELKFRKLVQMVFQDPFASLNPTKRISHILERPLKIHRIENEEQILKNVLEDVELIPPESFLEKFPHELSGGQRQRIVFARAIITKPKIILADEPTSMLDVSIKSGILNLMLKLKEEHGISFLHVTHDLAAAKYISNRIVVMYAGLIVEEGDAKEIVNRPMHPYTMLLREAAPDPDRGSSTTLVDVGEPPSLIDPPLGCPFEPRCKYAKAECKEPVQLREVDGRKVRCVLY
- a CDS encoding acyltransferase, with protein sequence MYISQSAKIGSNVTLGHNVVIEDNVVIGDNVTIGHNVVIRKDTIISEGCVIGDNTVLGKEPFKASISATTEKKELAPLVLGKYVTIGASCVIYRGAILKDHVFVGDLASIREDVTIGEYTVIGRGVTVENKTTIGKYVKIETEAYITALSTIEDYCFIAPEVTFTNDNFLGRTEERKKYFKGPTIRKGARIGANATILPGIEIGEDALIGAGAVVTRNVPARKIYVGIPAKELKDVPTEQLLENQVYYKG
- a CDS encoding NAD(P)/FAD-dependent oxidoreductase; amino-acid sequence: MRVAIVGAGPAGITAAVFLKRYDFDVTVFEKEEIGGLIRNAWRIENLPIISPCSGEELAEVLKARLLESNATLVFEEVVSVDRNLLKTKLGTFEFDKIIVASGTVPRRIEEFEVDENVVYEFRKLPKRLRTLAIYGAGDVAFDGALKAREFGVDVHIFNRSNTIKALPRLVSLARNSGIVYHEQEPIIAVERSCNGLRIWTEKGSYDFEGLLICIGRIPNVSFIRTSLEGLEVVGDARGGFRQIAIAMGQAIEVCMKIVEERCLS